The following proteins come from a genomic window of Thermoproteus sp.:
- a CDS encoding alcohol dehydrogenase catalytic domain-containing protein, which produces MKAAFFERPGELKVGEFPDPVRQHGDVLIKVAYAGVNPIDRSVVSGAVPASPMPHVPGAEFVGEVLDPGVSDFKRGDRVVVYNRLFCGLCRQCLRGETQLCEKGGIIGVATNGGWAELAAVPARNLVKTSAPLEQAVGLPVGGLTAYNMLRRAGVSVGDRVAVMGATGNVGIFAVQLAKLMGAYVVAVTRRADRFVTQLKSLGADEVLTPEEVKRAGAFDVVVDPLGAGTWELSFSLLARGGRYVTAGALTGDEVRLSLRRLYGGQYSVIGSTGGRRIDLELLVSLVERGILKAPISQRLSLAEAPQALKALESPERLGKVIIAIG; this is translated from the coding sequence ATGAAGGCCGCCTTTTTCGAGAGGCCGGGGGAGCTAAAGGTCGGCGAGTTTCCGGATCCCGTTAGGCAACACGGCGATGTGTTGATCAAAGTGGCCTACGCCGGAGTGAACCCCATAGACAGGTCCGTCGTCTCTGGTGCCGTTCCGGCGAGCCCCATGCCCCACGTGCCTGGGGCCGAGTTCGTCGGCGAGGTGCTCGACCCTGGCGTCAGCGATTTCAAGAGGGGGGACAGGGTGGTGGTCTACAACAGGCTGTTCTGCGGCCTCTGTAGGCAATGCCTAAGGGGAGAGACTCAGCTCTGCGAGAAAGGCGGCATCATAGGGGTCGCCACCAACGGCGGCTGGGCAGAACTGGCCGCGGTGCCTGCCCGCAATCTCGTCAAGACCTCCGCGCCCTTGGAGCAAGCCGTCGGCCTCCCGGTGGGCGGCCTCACGGCCTACAACATGTTGAGGAGAGCCGGCGTCTCTGTAGGCGACAGAGTGGCCGTGATGGGGGCGACGGGCAATGTTGGGATTTTCGCGGTCCAGCTGGCGAAGCTCATGGGCGCATATGTGGTGGCCGTCACTAGGCGCGCCGATAGGTTCGTCACTCAGTTGAAAAGTCTCGGCGCGGACGAGGTGCTCACGCCTGAGGAGGTAAAGAGGGCAGGGGCCTTCGACGTGGTGGTGGATCCCTTGGGCGCGGGCACTTGGGAGCTCAGCTTCTCCCTATTGGCTAGAGGCGGGAGATACGTGACCGCAGGCGCCCTCACGGGCGACGAGGTGAGGCTGTCCTTGAGGAGGCTGTACGGAGGCCAGTACTCGGTGATAGGTAGCACGGGGGGCAGGCGGATTGACCTGGAGCTTTTGGTCTCTTTAGTGGAGCGTGGGATCCTTAAGGCGCCTATATCGCAACGTCTCAGCCTGGCGGAGGCGCCTCAAGCTCTCAAGGCCTTGGAGAGCCCCGAGAGGCTGGGCAAGGTCATTATCGCTATAGGTTAA
- a CDS encoding HEPN domain-containing protein, producing MRELTVHYTISRYPNAANAVPYELYDEAKARELVDRAERVLAWTRRYLH from the coding sequence TTGCGCGAGCTCACGGTCCACTACACCATTTCCCGCTACCCAAACGCCGCGAACGCCGTCCCCTACGAGCTCTACGACGAGGCGAAGGCCAGAGAGCTCGTGGACAGGGCCGAGAGGGTGTTGGCATGGACAAGGCGGTATCTGCATTGA
- a CDS encoding nucleotidyltransferase domain-containing protein: MAKARALAERAGVEILGAYLVGSRARGDYLEDSDVDVVLVVRGVEGLDALRRVELFVEALEPGVEYLVFTPEEWQSPRVWISQMRDEAKPLPCTGRPSGP; encoded by the coding sequence TTGGCCAAGGCCCGCGCCCTTGCGGAGAGGGCCGGGGTGGAGATTTTGGGGGCGTACCTAGTGGGGTCGCGGGCCAGAGGCGACTACCTCGAGGATAGCGATGTGGACGTGGTCCTGGTGGTGAGGGGCGTGGAGGGCCTCGACGCCCTCAGGCGGGTGGAGCTATTCGTGGAGGCGCTTGAGCCCGGCGTGGAGTATCTGGTGTTCACGCCGGAGGAGTGGCAAAGCCCCCGCGTCTGGATCTCCCAAATGAGAGATGAGGCCAAGCCCCTCCCATGCACCGGGCGGCCAAGCGGGCCCTAA